A single genomic interval of Heliangelus exortis chromosome 20, bHelExo1.hap1, whole genome shotgun sequence harbors:
- the TSPAN10 gene encoding tetraspanin-10 — MALSPAQLCHGETTRLLPQAPRLLEPPYSNGGGDDDDDDDGGGDGGDALAKQDPKEWCSNPLKMGTFSQCIRYLSFLWNLVFLLMGMLVLATGVWGLVAKGWLRGDSLVPLGSDPMLLLLLLGTGTSTLSMAGCMGALRPSPCLLRFFLGAMGALVGVEVLGGLVLVLVSRQWLRDGLRDTLLLCLLHYQEEPDLRFMVDEVQRGLSCCGLGSYRDWEVNQYFNCSSPGVQACGVPASCCLDPLQNGTITNSQCGFGVLRLGDVAASTVVHLGGCMAPMGGWLRVQGGAIATAVAVLVLLEATGMLMALKVLGDITPTRVWD; from the exons ATGGCGCtgagcccagcacagctctgccacgGGGAGACCACCCGCCTCCTGCCCCAG GcccccaggctgctggagcCACCCTACTCCaatggtggtggtgatgatgatgatgatgatgatggtggtggtgatggtggggaCGCCCTGGCCAAGCAGGACCCCAAGGAGTGGTGCTCCAACCCCCTTAAAATGGGGACCTTCAGCCAGTGCATCCGCTACCTCTCCTTCCTCTGGAACCTCGTCTTCCTCCTGATGGGAATGCTGGTCCTGGCTACCGGGGTGTGGGGCTTGGTGGCCAAGGGCTGGCTGCGTGGGGACAGCTTGGTCCCGCTGGGCTCCGACCCcatgctgctcctcctgctcctggggacGGGCACCAGCACCCTCTCCATGGCGGGCTGCATGGGGGCCCTGcgccccagcccctgcctcctccGCTTCTTCCTGGGGGCCATGGGGGCCCTGGTCGgggtggaggtgctgggggggctggtgctggtgctggtgtcCCGGCAGTGGCTGCGGGATGGCCTGAGGGAcaccctcctgctctgcctcctgcactACCAGGAGGAGCCCGACCTCCGCTTCATGGTGGACGAGGTGCAGcgggggctgagctgctgcgGCCTCGGCTCCTACCGCGACTGGGAGGTCAACCA GTATTTCaactgcagctccccaggggtGCAGGCGTGCGGTGTCCCGGCCTCCTGCTGCTTGGACCCCCTGCAGAACGGGACCATCACCAACTCCCAGTGTGGCTTCGGTGTCCTGAGGCTGGGGGACGTGGCTGCCAGCACCGTCGTGCACCTGGGGGGCTGCATGGCCCCGATGGGGGGGTGGCTGCGTGTCCAGGGCGGCGCCATCGCCACCGCCGTGGctgtcctggtgctgctggaggccaCGGGCATGCTGATGGCACTGAAGGTGTTGGGGGACATCACACCCACCAGGGTGTGGGATTGA
- the LOC139805439 gene encoding uncharacterized protein, whose translation MPRCYWLRELPLPRDAAVGMWLRGARGLAGTRRGDPPDSVSIHRRVSPPHPNPTTISILRELSDTPGKAGGTSDTPQSEEGTGAPQEGVPPLPPPPTHCCGTGCPNCVWVGINLLSPKSHPESLQDGGHRDRGVSCGAAQQLWVRSPPVAELQGLAATPGTAMSLEPHSKLEIKSATRVTGGPATPRKGPPKFKQRQTRQFKSKPPKKGVQGFGDDIPGMEGLGTDITVICPWEAFSHLELHELAQYGII comes from the exons ATGCCGCGCTGCTATTGGCTGCGGGAGCTGCCGCTCCCCCGGGACGCTGCGGTCGGGATGTGGCTGCGGGGGGCGCGGGGGCTGGCGGGGACGCGccggggg GACCCCCCGGACAGTGTCAGCATCCACAGGAGGGTGTCCCCCCCGCACCCCAACCCCACCACCATCTCCATCCTTCGGGAACTTTCCGACACCCCGGGAAAGGCCGGCGGCACCTCGGACACCCCACAGAGCGAGGAAGGGACGGGTGCTCCCCAGGAGGGGGTccccccgctgccccccccGCCCACCCACTGCTGTGGGACCGGCTGCCCCAACTGTGTGTGGGTGGG GATAAATCTGCTCTCCCCTAAAAGCCACCCAGAGAGTCTCCAGGACGGGGGACACCGGGACAGAGGGGTCTCCtgtggagcagcacagcagctgt GGGTGAGGAGCCCTCCcgtggcagagctgcagggttTGGCTGCCACCCCCGGCACAGCCATGAGCCTGGAGCCCCACTCCAAGCTGGAGATCAAATCAGCCACCAGGGTGACCGGGGGACCCGCCACCCCTCGGAAAGGACCCCCCAAGTTCAAGCAGAGGCAGACGAGGCAGTTCAAAAGCAAACCCCCCAAAAAGGGGGTGCAGGG ATTTGGTGATGACATCCCAGGCATGGAAGGGCTGGGAACAG aCATCACTGTCATCTGTCCCTGGGAAGCCTTCAGCCACCTGGAGCTGCACGAGCTGGCTCAGTATGGCATCATCTAG
- the CCDC137 gene encoding coiled-coil domain-containing protein 137 isoform X1, whose amino-acid sequence MGRGPGTGRGLGTGPGPGRGKGPGQKPGEGQRQRQGPGQGPGQGPGPGPAALRRGRRPKPDNMKPKHPEEQEIPFRLRELIKSREAMKRPGPGKKEVAEKKQQPKSRGPKAQGDIPVPKFRRGKGESERSYVYRMEQEVQRVLFLTKNQLQREPEKEEVAPEKSKRKKEFQNKKLEKARRKKEEKKEDMLEKSLLQDTVAFGEVVTQPPTITSRPRGRGPAEQAGRKQLLLTSHLGHSPVSPAAPVSMARQRIVEEERARVIQAYRDIQRHKQQQQELARDRGRAGRRVPR is encoded by the exons ATGGGACGGGGACCGGGAACGGGACGGGGGCTGGGAacgggaccgggaccgggcCGGGGAAAAGGACCGGGACAGAAACCGGGAGAGGGACAGAGACAACGGCAGGGACCGGGTCAGGGACCAGGAcagggaccgggaccgggaccggccGCCCTGCGCCGCGGCAG GAGACCGAAGCCGGACAACATGAAGCCCAAGCATCCCGAGGAGCAGGAGATTCCCTTCCGCCTGCGGGAGCTCATCAAGAGCCGCGAGGCCATGAAGCGTCCCGGCCCCGGGAAGAAGGAGGTGGCAG agaagaagcagcagcccaaGTCCCGGGGCCCCAAGGCGCAGGGAGACATCCCCGTGCCCAAGttcaggagggggaagggggaatcGGAGCGCTCCTACGTCTACCGCAtggagcaggaggtgcagcGAGTCCTGTTCCTCACCAAGAACCAGCTGCAGAGGGAGCctgagaaggaggaggtggcacCAGAGAagtccaagagaaaaaaaga GTTTCAGAATAAGAAGCTGGAGAAAGCTcggaggaagaaggaggagaagaaagaggacaTGCTGGAGAAGAGCCTGCTCCAAG ACACGGTGGCGTTTGGTGAAGTGGTGACACAGCCCCCCACCATCACCTCACGGCCACGGGGCCGGGGTCCTGCTGAGCAG GCTGGACGGAAGCAGCTCCTCCTGACATCTCACCTGGGACACAGCCcggtgtccccagcagcacccgTGTCCATGGCTCGCCAGCGCATCgtggaggaggagagagccCGTGTGATCCAGGCCTACAGGGACATCCAGAggcacaaacagcagcagcaggagctggcacgGGACAGGGGCCGGGCTGGACGCAGGGTGCCCCgctga
- the CCDC137 gene encoding coiled-coil domain-containing protein 137 isoform X2 codes for MGRGPGTGRGLGTGPGPGRGKGPGQKPGEGQRQRQGPGQGPGQGPGPGPAALRRGRRPKPDNMKPKHPEEQEIPFRLRELIKSREAMKRPGPGKKEVAGGTSCSGTSRSPGARPRLSPLQFQNKKLEKARRKKEEKKEDMLEKSLLQDTVAFGEVVTQPPTITSRPRGRGPAEQAGRKQLLLTSHLGHSPVSPAAPVSMARQRIVEEERARVIQAYRDIQRHKQQQQELARDRGRAGRRVPR; via the exons ATGGGACGGGGACCGGGAACGGGACGGGGGCTGGGAacgggaccgggaccgggcCGGGGAAAAGGACCGGGACAGAAACCGGGAGAGGGACAGAGACAACGGCAGGGACCGGGTCAGGGACCAGGAcagggaccgggaccgggaccggccGCCCTGCGCCGCGGCAG GAGACCGAAGCCGGACAACATGAAGCCCAAGCATCCCGAGGAGCAGGAGATTCCCTTCCGCCTGCGGGAGCTCATCAAGAGCCGCGAGGCCATGAAGCGTCCCGGCCCCGGGAAGAAGGAGGTGGCAGGTGGGACATCCTGCAGCGGGACATCCCGCTCCCCCGGGGCACGTCCCAGATTGTCACCGCTGCA GTTTCAGAATAAGAAGCTGGAGAAAGCTcggaggaagaaggaggagaagaaagaggacaTGCTGGAGAAGAGCCTGCTCCAAG ACACGGTGGCGTTTGGTGAAGTGGTGACACAGCCCCCCACCATCACCTCACGGCCACGGGGCCGGGGTCCTGCTGAGCAG GCTGGACGGAAGCAGCTCCTCCTGACATCTCACCTGGGACACAGCCcggtgtccccagcagcacccgTGTCCATGGCTCGCCAGCGCATCgtggaggaggagagagccCGTGTGATCCAGGCCTACAGGGACATCCAGAggcacaaacagcagcagcaggagctggcacgGGACAGGGGCCGGGCTGGACGCAGGGTGCCCCgctga
- the GPRC5C gene encoding G-protein coupled receptor family C group 5 member C translates to MPRCFPADPTPSAWALLPPLLPLLSSSPVPRDKDPRPQRDLGPVLCPRPRREAGPGRPQALPVQSRTSGRGRAGQAHGAAGPGQPHRCGTAERAGNGHRALEPGPWTPCSAPARRCRMGAAALPPVATFLLLLALLPTAGGQGTPPSGCGKDLSSLYYNLCDLSAAWGIVLEAVASLGVVTSFVLTIVLVASLPFVQDPQKKSLVATQVVFLLGTFGLFCLTFDFIVGPDFSTCTSRRFLFGVLFGICFSCLLAHAVALNFLARRNRGPRGWVTLVVALLLALVEVIINAEWLIITVARREGSPTDPCQLEDADFVMALIYVMFLLVASFGTAWPVLCGRYGRWRKHGAFILATTGLSVAIWVAWTAMYLYGNRRVGEKPGWDDPTLAVALVSNACTFLLLYVIPEVTHVTRRSPEQAFEDDIYPTRGVGYETILKEQKSQSMFVENKAFSMDEPSFAKKPVSPYSGYNGQLLTSVYQPTEMALMQKTEGPYDVILPRASTGSPAAGSTSSTLRAEDAFTAQSRHASTPRDSRGCQVQSPYSRNRW, encoded by the exons ATGCCCAGGTGCTTCCCTGCTGACCCAACCCCCtcagcctgggctctgctcccgccccttctcccccttctcagTTCCTCCCCCGTGCCCCGGGATAAGGACCCCCGCCCGCAGCGGGACCTCGGCCCGGTTTTGTGCCCCCGCCCACGGCGGGAGGCAGGTCCCGGCCGGCCCCAAGCGCTCCCCGTCCAGAGCCGCACCTCGGggaggggccgggccgggcaggCGCACGGTGCGGCGGGACCGGGGCAGCCTCACCGGTGCGGCACGGCGGAGCGGGCGGGCAACGGGCACCGGGCGCTGGAGCCG GGTCCCTGGACGCCCTGCTCGGCGCCTGCCCGGCGGTGCAGGAtgggtgctgcagcactgccaccagtggccaccttcctgctgctgctggccctgctccccacagctggTGGCCAGGGGACCCCTCCCTCGGGCTGTGGCAAGGACCTCTCCTCCCTCTACTACAACCTCTGCGACCTCTCAGCAGCATGGGGCATCGTGCTGGAGGCCGTGGCCAGCCTCGGTGTGGTGACCAGCTTCGTGCTCACCATCGTCCTGGTGGCCAGCCTGCCCTTCGTGCAGGACCCCCAGAAGAAAAGCCTGGTGGCTACGCAGGTCGTCTTTCTTCTGGGCACCTTCGGGCTCTTCTGCCTGACATTTGACTTCATCGTGGGGCCGGATTTCTCCACCTGCACCTCCCGCCGCTTCCTCTTCGGTGTCCTCTTCGGCATCTgcttctcctgcctgctggctcATGCCGTGGCCCTCAACTTCTTGGCACGGAGGAACCGGGGCCCGCGGGGTTGGGTGACGCTGGTGGTGGCCCTGCTCCTCGCCTTGGTGGAGGTCATCATCAACGCCGAGTGGCTCATCATCACGGTGGCGCGGCGGGAGGGCAGCCCCACGGACCCTTGCCAGCTGGAGGACGCCGACTTCGTCATGGCGCTCATCTACGTCATGTTCCTGCTGGTGGCCTCCTTCGGCACCGCCTGGCCCGTCCTCTGCGGCCGCTACGGCCGCTGGCGCAAGCACGGCGCCTTCATCCTGGCCACCACCGGCCTCTCCGTGGCCATCTGGGTGGCGTGGACGGCCATGTACCTCTATGGCAACCGGCGCGTGGGGGAGAAGCCCGGCTGGGATGACCCCACGCTGGCCGTCGCGCTGGTCTCCAACGCctgcaccttcctcctcctctacGTCATCCCCGAGGTGACGCACGTGACGCGGCGGAGCCCCGAGCAGGCCTTCGAGGACGATATCTACCCCACCCGGGGGGTGGGCTACGAGACCATCCTCAAGGAGCAGAAGTCCCAGAGCATGTTCGTGGAGAACAAAGCCTTCTCCATGGACGAGCCCTCCTTCG CCAAGAAACCAGTGTCCCCATACAGTGGCTACAACGGGCAACTGCTGACCAGTGTCTACCAGCCCACTGAGATGGCTCTGATGCAAAAG ACTGAAGGTCCCTACGATGTGATCCTGCCCCGTGCCTCCACCGGCAGCCCGGCAGCCGGCAGCACCAGCTCCACCCTGCGAGCTGAGGACGCCTTCACGGCACAGTCCCGGCACGCCAGCACCCCGCGGGACAGCCGGGGCTGCCAG gtgcagtccccGTACAGCAGGAACCGGTGGTGA